The Campylobacter sp. CN_NE2 genome contains a region encoding:
- the ruvC gene encoding crossover junction endodeoxyribonuclease RuvC — protein sequence MKILGIDPGTRNMGYAILEKSVNKISLVEAGLVKMKPENVQFQMTQMCEAIDQIFATHKIDEVAIESMFYAYNPQSVLKLAQFRGALSLKILQIYGNFAEYTPLQVKKSVTGKAKAAKEQVAFMVKRILGIQKEIKPLDITDAIAIALTHANNLRLQK from the coding sequence ATGAAAATTTTAGGAATAGATCCGGGAACCAGAAATATGGGCTATGCGATTTTAGAAAAAAGCGTGAATAAAATTAGTTTAGTCGAAGCAGGGCTTGTGAAAATGAAACCTGAAAATGTTCAATTTCAAATGACACAAATGTGCGAAGCGATTGATCAAATTTTTGCCACCCATAAGATCGATGAAGTGGCGATTGAGAGCATGTTTTATGCTTACAATCCGCAATCAGTTTTAAAATTAGCCCAGTTTAGGGGAGCTTTGAGTTTAAAAATTTTGCAAATTTATGGAAATTTTGCCGAATACACGCCTTTGCAAGTTAAAAAAAGCGTAACGGGCAAGGCAAAAGCGGCAAAAGAGCAGGTTGCTTTTATGGTAAAGCGAATTTTAGGAATTCAAAAAGAGATAAAACCGCTTGATATTACCGATGCAATCGCAATCGCACTAACTCACGCAAACAATTTAAGGTTACAAAAATGA
- a CDS encoding DUF3137 domain-containing protein — MNDEQKTLLELEKMRKKIVRKMPEFSLMAIIFAVFAAIFMTLFLTYLGRVFFETKFGGVVALLIFIYFIFHYFKHYKHEFTQDEAFKFIDKYKNFYLKNYINSLGFEYRKIGHIHALDIMKSGLFASFDKQSGNDKISGEIDGVRFVFSDLLIENKIETEDGSVFVKNLPYLNTNYDTKTFVTAFQGLFFMADFHKKINSKTVVLSRVGRQNGEIIAKNRLKDIKMDNTEFNKLFEVFTNDPQNAMYILNFSLMEQLIKLQKMLKDPISVSFVDNRIFIKVDRGYDSFEPDLSQNIVNKNIAPRIKAELNAMFDIVKILKLNSKIWVLNAQNSVFETKINGKI; from the coding sequence ATGAACGATGAGCAAAAAACGCTTTTAGAGCTTGAAAAAATGCGAAAAAAGATAGTTCGCAAAATGCCGGAATTTAGCCTTATGGCGATTATTTTTGCCGTTTTTGCGGCGATTTTTATGACGCTATTTTTGACATATTTGGGGCGAGTGTTTTTTGAGACCAAATTCGGTGGCGTGGTGGCATTATTGATTTTTATATATTTTATTTTTCACTATTTTAAGCACTACAAACACGAATTTACGCAAGATGAAGCGTTTAAATTTATCGATAAATACAAGAATTTTTACCTAAAAAACTACATAAATTCGCTCGGTTTTGAATACCGAAAAATAGGGCATATCCACGCACTTGATATTATGAAAAGTGGCTTGTTTGCGAGTTTTGACAAACAAAGCGGAAACGATAAAATCTCAGGCGAGATCGACGGAGTTAGATTTGTTTTTAGCGATTTGCTAATCGAAAATAAAATCGAAACCGAAGACGGAAGCGTTTTTGTAAAAAATTTGCCGTATTTAAATACAAATTACGATACAAAAACCTTTGTAACGGCGTTTCAAGGGCTATTTTTTATGGCAGATTTTCACAAAAAGATAAATTCAAAAACCGTCGTTTTGTCCCGTGTGGGTCGGCAAAACGGCGAAATTATCGCCAAAAATAGATTAAAAGATATAAAAATGGATAACACCGAATTTAATAAGCTTTTCGAAGTTTTTACAAACGACCCGCAAAATGCGATGTATATCCTAAATTTTTCGCTTATGGAGCAGTTGATAAAATTGCAAAAAATGCTTAAAGATCCCATAAGCGTGAGTTTTGTGGATAATCGCATTTTTATCAAGGTCGATCGTGGCTATGATAGCTTTGAGCCTGATTTAAGCCAAAATATCGTCAATAAAAACATCGCACCGCGCATAAAAGCCGAACTTAATGCAATGTTTGATATAGTTAAAATTCTGAAACTTAATAGTAAAATTTGGGTGCTAAATGCGCAAAATAGCGTATTTGAAACGAAAATCAACGGAAAAATTTAA
- a CDS encoding DUF3137 domain-containing protein, with protein sequence MHDSGVKFNQNELANLENLRKSVASKILKIKIFCGVLGCVLAFWLLRSSGDFGIALFAGGFVAIFVYGLLSSRVKKGFGSEFKDKIITQIIASISPNLAYEKDEFIEFSEFNKAKIYNDFYDIYNGNDLIYGELEGVEVKFSDIRLSRLVRNSNRPNQPPSEQRLFYGIFFVADFNKFFSAKVVVLDKKNHFAFCNMKKTKMDNSEFNDTFATFCDDEIAARYILTPNLMEKMLYLRKFFGAKCDFCFVENKIYIYINLGKDSFEADYKVPLIGENSAPQRYHDEIMQFVGIVENLKLNSKIFKAHLGQNSANSSENSTQNSAE encoded by the coding sequence TTGCACGATTCAGGCGTCAAATTTAATCAAAACGAACTAGCAAATTTAGAAAATTTGCGAAAAAGCGTTGCTTCAAAAATTTTAAAAATTAAAATTTTTTGCGGCGTTTTGGGTTGTGTTTTGGCATTTTGGTTGCTACGAAGTTCCGGCGATTTTGGTATCGCACTTTTTGCCGGTGGCTTTGTGGCGATTTTTGTTTATGGACTGCTTAGCTCTCGCGTTAAAAAGGGCTTTGGGAGCGAATTTAAAGATAAAATCATAACGCAAATCATCGCTAGTATTTCGCCAAATTTAGCTTACGAAAAAGACGAATTTATCGAATTTAGCGAATTTAACAAAGCCAAAATTTATAACGATTTTTACGATATTTATAACGGAAACGACCTGATTTACGGCGAATTAGAGGGCGTGGAAGTTAAATTTAGCGATATTCGCCTATCAAGGCTAGTTAGAAATTCAAATCGCCCAAATCAGCCTCCAAGCGAACAAAGGCTATTTTACGGGATTTTCTTTGTGGCTGATTTTAACAAATTTTTTAGTGCAAAGGTCGTGGTGCTTGATAAGAAAAATCATTTTGCCTTTTGCAATATGAAAAAAACCAAAATGGATAATAGCGAATTTAACGATACTTTTGCCACTTTTTGTGATGATGAAATTGCTGCTCGTTACATTTTGACGCCAAATTTAATGGAAAAAATGCTTTATTTGCGTAAATTTTTTGGTGCGAAGTGCGATTTTTGCTTTGTGGAAAATAAAATTTATATCTACATAAATTTAGGCAAAGATAGCTTTGAAGCTGATTATAAAGTCCCGTTAATAGGCGAAAACTCAGCTCCGCAACGCTACCACGACGAGATAATGCAGTTTGTGGGTATCGTAGAAAATTTAAAGCTAAATTCTAAGATTTTTAAAGCTCATTTGGGGCAGAATTCGGCGAATTCGAGCGAGAATTCAACTCAAAATAGTGCAGAGTAG
- a CDS encoding DUF3137 domain-containing protein, whose translation MGKDFKNSSLKELLNLERERKEAHSKKSKRNLKAFFTTFLSLLIFALWLLGLYIEKHDSFIFGIGFFGFAVVFFFYFKHFRDEYEMEDKSYFIDKYKDFYLKRYVNSLGFEYSKYGMISLNDIYYSNLFSQFQLYGGNDLVSGKIDDISFKFCDLLLKRKMSRAENGEEYGVVVFQGLLFVADFNKKTQGRIIVMPKTKINKNGYKKIKMDNSEFNDEFSVFGSDIQQTMYILTPAFMERILRLKRLMKCPISLSFLDNKIFIKIDRGYDSFEPNLNKSIISQSMAPRIKAELNAMFDIVKILKLNSKIWIVRRSDEPNFL comes from the coding sequence ATGGGTAAAGATTTTAAAAACTCATCGCTAAAAGAGCTTTTGAATTTAGAAAGAGAGAGAAAAGAAGCGCATTCTAAAAAATCCAAAAGAAATTTGAAGGCGTTTTTTACGACATTTCTCTCTCTTCTCATTTTTGCACTATGGTTATTGGGTTTATATATTGAAAAACACGACAGCTTTATTTTTGGAATTGGTTTTTTTGGATTTGCTGTTGTATTTTTCTTTTACTTTAAACATTTTAGAGATGAATACGAAATGGAAGATAAATCTTATTTTATAGATAAATATAAAGATTTTTATCTAAAAAGATATGTAAATTCGCTAGGGTTTGAGTATTCAAAGTATGGTATGATTAGTCTTAATGATATTTATTATTCAAATTTATTTTCTCAGTTTCAGTTATATGGTGGAAATGATTTAGTTAGCGGTAAAATCGATGATATAAGTTTTAAATTCTGCGATTTATTATTGAAACGGAAAATGAGTAGAGCAGAAAATGGAGAAGAATATGGCGTTGTGGTTTTTCAAGGGCTTTTATTTGTAGCCGATTTCAATAAAAAAACACAAGGTCGTATCATCGTAATGCCAAAAACCAAGATAAATAAAAACGGATACAAAAAGATAAAAATGGATAATAGCGAATTTAACGATGAATTTAGCGTTTTTGGCTCGGACATACAACAAACAATGTATATTTTAACTCCTGCGTTTATGGAGCGAATTTTAAGGCTAAAAAGATTGATGAAATGTCCTATTTCGCTAAGTTTTTTAGACAACAAAATTTTTATAAAAATCGATCGCGGATATGATAGTTTTGAGCCGAATTTAAACAAAAGCATTATTAGCCAAAGTATGGCGCCACGCATAAAAGCCGAACTTAATGCAATGTTTGATATAGTTAAAATTCTGAAACTTAATAGTAAAATTTGGATAGTTAGGAGAAGCGATGAGCCAAATTTCTTATGA
- a CDS encoding ribonucleoside-diphosphate reductase subunit alpha has protein sequence MKVIKRNGRTEELDISKIKKYTTAAVAGIENVSLSELEVDAKIQFRDMITTEEIQQTLIKTAVDKIDIDRPNWTFVAARLFLYDLYHKVTSFNGYNHLREYFERGEAEGRIMLGLKEKYDLDDLNDYIKIERDLQFNYLGIKTLYDRYLIKDKQGKPIELPQHMFMAIAMFLAQNELDSQTWAKKFYDLISKFEVMLATPTLSNARTTRHQLSSCYVGSVPDNIEGIFDSYKEMALLSKFGGGIGWDWCKVRAMGGSIDGHKNAAGGIIPFLKITNDIAVAVDQLGTRKGAIAVYIEPWHMDINDFLDLRKNSGEERRRAHEIFPALWINDLFMKRLANNEKWTLFDPVDVADLCDVWGEEFEAKYIAYENDPNISKSTVLAKELWKKILTSYFETGMPFLCFKDNANRVNPNSHKGIIRSSNLCTEIFQNTQANHYKTKIVYADGTEELFEENEEVVVNGKITKKAKKITALDTINGKDIFIVEKGVDEGATAVCNLASVNLSKIHTQEDIKRVVPIAVRMLDNVIELNFYPHAKVKRTNLRSRAIGLGVMGEAQMLAEKGIIWGSYEHFETIDKIMENISYNAIYASSNLALEKGKYPEFEGSKWSQGIFPIDLANENAKKLVGRGGLFEDNSCDWDALRAKVKKDGMRNGYLMAIAPTSSISILVGTTQTIEPVYKRKWFEHNLSGMIPVVVPNLSPDTWQAYVPAYELDQRLLIKAGAIRQKWIDQGQSLNIFITLDKASGKVLNDIYTLAWELGIKSTYYLRSESPSTDNFNNDVADRSIECEGCQ, from the coding sequence ATGAAAGTTATCAAAAGAAACGGACGAACCGAAGAATTAGACATTTCAAAAATCAAAAAATACACCACAGCAGCGGTCGCAGGTATCGAAAATGTAAGTCTTAGCGAACTCGAGGTCGATGCGAAAATTCAGTTTCGTGATATGATTACCACAGAAGAAATTCAGCAAACGCTTATCAAAACCGCAGTCGATAAAATCGACATAGATCGCCCAAACTGGACATTTGTCGCTGCAAGGCTGTTTTTGTATGATTTGTATCACAAAGTAACTTCATTTAACGGCTACAACCATTTACGCGAATACTTCGAACGCGGCGAAGCCGAGGGTCGCATTATGCTAGGACTTAAAGAAAAATACGACCTAGATGACCTAAATGACTACATAAAAATCGAGCGAGATTTACAGTTTAACTACCTTGGCATAAAAACGCTTTATGACCGCTATCTTATAAAAGACAAACAAGGAAAGCCTATCGAGCTACCTCAACACATGTTTATGGCGATTGCTATGTTTTTGGCACAAAATGAGCTAGACAGCCAAACTTGGGCGAAAAAATTCTACGATTTAATAAGCAAATTTGAAGTCATGCTTGCCACTCCGACACTCTCAAACGCACGCACCACACGCCACCAGCTAAGCTCTTGCTATGTCGGTTCTGTGCCTGATAATATCGAAGGAATTTTTGATAGCTATAAAGAAATGGCGCTTTTATCAAAATTCGGCGGTGGTATCGGCTGGGACTGGTGCAAAGTCCGCGCAATGGGCGGTAGTATAGACGGACACAAAAACGCAGCAGGTGGCATAATACCTTTCTTAAAAATCACAAACGACATAGCCGTGGCTGTGGATCAACTAGGCACCAGAAAAGGCGCAATCGCCGTGTATATCGAGCCGTGGCACATGGATATAAACGACTTTTTGGATTTGCGTAAAAACTCAGGCGAAGAACGCCGCAGAGCGCATGAAATTTTCCCAGCTCTTTGGATAAACGATTTATTTATGAAGCGCCTAGCAAATAACGAAAAATGGACACTTTTTGACCCTGTCGATGTGGCTGATTTGTGCGATGTGTGGGGCGAAGAATTTGAAGCAAAATATATCGCCTACGAAAACGACCCAAATATCAGCAAATCAACCGTTCTAGCAAAAGAGCTTTGGAAAAAAATCCTAACTAGCTATTTTGAGACAGGAATGCCGTTTTTGTGCTTTAAAGATAACGCAAACAGGGTTAATCCAAATTCGCACAAAGGCATTATTAGAAGCTCGAATTTATGCACCGAAATTTTTCAAAATACACAGGCAAACCACTACAAAACTAAAATCGTCTATGCTGACGGCACGGAAGAACTTTTCGAAGAAAATGAAGAAGTCGTCGTAAATGGTAAAATCACTAAAAAAGCCAAAAAAATCACGGCACTTGATACGATAAACGGCAAAGACATTTTCATCGTAGAAAAGGGCGTAGATGAAGGCGCGACGGCAGTTTGCAATCTCGCAAGTGTAAATTTAAGCAAAATTCACACCCAAGAAGACATAAAACGCGTCGTGCCAATCGCCGTGCGAATGCTAGATAATGTCATCGAGCTAAATTTTTACCCACACGCAAAGGTAAAACGCACGAATTTACGCTCTCGCGCCATAGGCTTAGGCGTAATGGGCGAAGCGCAAATGCTTGCCGAAAAGGGCATTATTTGGGGCAGTTACGAGCATTTTGAAACAATAGATAAAATCATGGAAAACATAAGCTACAACGCCATTTACGCTTCATCAAATTTAGCTCTTGAAAAGGGAAAATACCCTGAATTTGAGGGCTCAAAATGGTCGCAAGGAATTTTCCCAATCGATTTAGCAAACGAAAACGCCAAAAAACTAGTCGGTCGTGGGGGACTTTTTGAAGATAACTCTTGCGACTGGGACGCACTTAGAGCAAAAGTCAAAAAAGACGGCATGAGAAACGGCTATTTAATGGCGATTGCGCCGACTTCATCGATTTCGATTTTAGTCGGCACTACGCAGACTATCGAGCCTGTGTATAAACGCAAATGGTTCGAACACAACCTAAGCGGTATGATTCCTGTGGTCGTGCCAAATCTAAGCCCCGATACTTGGCAAGCCTATGTTCCGGCATACGAGCTAGACCAGCGACTGCTTATAAAAGCAGGTGCAATCCGCCAAAAATGGATAGATCAAGGTCAAAGCCTAAATATTTTTATCACGCTTGATAAGGCTAGCGGTAAGGTGCTAAATGACATTTACACCCTTGCGTGGGAGCTTGGCATTAAATCGACATATTATCTAAGAAGCGAAAGCCCATCGACGGATAATTTTAATAATGATGTTGCAGATAGAAGTATAGAGTGCGAAGGTTGCCAATAA
- a CDS encoding nitrilase-related carbon-nitrogen hydrolase has protein sequence MKKKIALIQADIKFRKNDENYQNLLNLMNLAMAEKPDFIVLPETLNCGFFTSKNLVEFCDKDGKKTKEIFSKFAKQNSVNIVAGSVMNLKNDKIYNSNFVFNRNGEVVSEYDKIHTFSPAKEDEIIKSGENYGVFELDGVKCAVAICYDLRFGDFIKSLCGAGQGENSEKNRADLLFIPAQWDEKRINHWKILNFARAVENQVFVCSVNGSGEIINSKGEKKGKFGGNSLLISPNGDEILNLGEFQSVKTAMIDLDEIQQIRAKIDISKDTKFKISKDF, from the coding sequence ATGAAAAAGAAAATCGCCCTAATCCAAGCCGATATTAAATTTCGCAAAAACGATGAAAATTATCAAAATTTGCTAAATTTGATGAATTTAGCTATGGCTGAAAAGCCTGATTTTATCGTTTTGCCTGAAACGCTAAATTGCGGTTTTTTCACTTCTAAAAATTTGGTTGAATTTTGTGATAAAGACGGAAAGAAAACAAAGGAAATTTTTAGCAAATTTGCTAAGCAAAATTCCGTAAATATCGTCGCAGGAAGCGTTATGAATTTAAAAAATGATAAAATTTATAACTCAAATTTTGTTTTTAATCGAAACGGCGAAGTGGTGAGCGAATATGATAAAATTCACACTTTCTCCCCAGCAAAAGAAGACGAAATTATCAAAAGCGGCGAAAACTACGGCGTTTTCGAGCTTGACGGCGTTAAGTGTGCCGTGGCGATTTGCTATGATTTGCGTTTTGGGGATTTTATAAAATCGCTTTGTGGTGCAGGGCAGGGCGAAAATAGCGAAAAAAATAGGGCTGATTTGCTTTTTATCCCAGCCCAATGGGACGAAAAACGGATAAATCACTGGAAAATTTTAAATTTCGCCCGTGCTGTGGAAAATCAAGTTTTTGTTTGTAGCGTAAATGGAAGCGGCGAAATAATAAATTCAAAAGGCGAAAAAAAGGGCAAATTTGGCGGAAATTCGCTTTTGATTTCGCCAAACGGCGATGAAATTTTAAATTTAGGCGAATTTCAAAGCGTGAAAACTGCCATGATTGATTTGGACGAAATTCAACAAATTCGTGCTAAAATAGACATTTCAAAAGACACAAAATTTAAAATTTCAAAGGATTTTTAG
- a CDS encoding LemA family protein: MNAFLVICAVVAALVLAVISIYNSLIGKRNQVSNIYAGVDTQLKKRYDLIPNLVAAVKEYLTHEREVLTKVTELRNEAMAAKNDAQKFDLNNKISTLLGNIKVAVENYPELRANENVLHLQSTLTEVEEQISAARRAYNGAVLDYNNACEMFPTNLVANFFRFEKREFFAADESEKVAPNVSEMFKR, from the coding sequence ATGAACGCATTTTTGGTTATTTGTGCCGTTGTTGCGGCGTTAGTTTTGGCTGTTATTAGCATTTATAACTCGCTTATCGGCAAACGAAATCAGGTCTCAAACATCTACGCAGGTGTCGATACTCAGCTTAAAAAACGCTACGATTTAATCCCAAATTTAGTCGCTGCCGTTAAAGAGTATCTCACGCACGAAAGAGAAGTTTTAACCAAAGTTACCGAGCTTAGAAACGAAGCTATGGCGGCGAAAAACGACGCGCAAAAGTTTGATTTAAACAACAAAATTTCAACGCTTCTTGGCAACATAAAAGTCGCTGTTGAAAACTACCCTGAGCTAAGAGCGAACGAAAATGTGCTTCATCTGCAATCAACCCTGACCGAAGTCGAAGAGCAAATTAGTGCGGCTCGCCGTGCTTACAACGGAGCGGTGTTAGATTACAACAACGCTTGTGAAATGTTTCCGACAAATTTGGTAGCAAACTTTTTCCGCTTTGAAAAACGCGAATTTTTCGCAGCCGACGAGAGCGAAAAAGTCGCTCCAAATGTAAGCGAAATGTTTAAAAGATAG
- a CDS encoding cysteine hydrolase family protein, which translates to MKSLVFVIDMVNGFCKFGAMADPNIAKIAPAIATQIANAKFVHFICDAHEERDLEMKSYPVHCIAGTPEAEIIDELAEFATPENTTLKKSTNGFLNLDKNILDDFDRFIITGCCTDICVLQFALSLRTYLNEKNMKKDVILPSSCVSTYEAPSHDKEYYTNAALNLMRNAGILVV; encoded by the coding sequence ATGAAAAGTTTAGTTTTTGTTATCGATATGGTTAATGGTTTTTGTAAATTCGGTGCGATGGCTGATCCAAATATCGCTAAAATCGCCCCTGCAATCGCAACGCAAATCGCAAATGCCAAATTCGTGCATTTTATCTGCGACGCCCACGAAGAAAGGGATTTGGAGATGAAAAGCTATCCTGTTCATTGCATAGCAGGGACACCAGAAGCCGAGATAATCGATGAACTTGCCGAATTTGCCACGCCTGAAAATACAACGCTTAAAAAATCCACAAACGGCTTTTTAAATTTGGATAAAAATATTTTAGATGATTTTGATAGATTTATCATCACGGGCTGTTGCACGGATATTTGCGTGTTGCAGTTTGCACTTTCTTTGCGAACTTATCTAAACGAAAAGAATATGAAAAAAGATGTTATTTTGCCAAGCTCGTGCGTTTCAACTTACGAAGCACCGAGCCACGATAAAGAATACTACACAAATGCGGCGTTGAATTTAATGCGAAATGCTGGAATTTTGGTGGTTTGA
- the dnaN gene encoding DNA polymerase III subunit beta, with protein MKVVINKTVLDSIITNTNPYLDKKDLSSITSHILLCAKNGVLSIKATDHEIGLSYNIKNVTIEDEGFATANGTKLLNAIKGLNDDDVTLEVMNGSLFVKQKRSKYKLPMYNHEDFPEFPNVSNKDKFDINTMVFGRSLKKIFTSIDTSNPKYELNGALIDVKDGFINLVGTDTKRLSIYKLKTQTNSNGKNIIIPKKAIAEIQKLFSDKIEIYYDETVLLAVSENFEFFTKLINGRYPDYARVVPSETAFSVNISRDKMIEGIKAVSSMCEQMKITIKPDGIVFESINEDNSEARTEIEIQNEVDENIVFGIKNRFLLDFLTSIEENSFLLEFNNPESAFVVSSGDLKTVMMPINL; from the coding sequence ATGAAAGTTGTAATTAATAAAACCGTTCTTGACAGTATAATTACAAACACAAATCCTTATTTGGATAAAAAGGATTTAAGTTCTATTACTTCTCATATCTTACTTTGCGCTAAAAACGGCGTTTTAAGCATAAAAGCAACAGATCATGAAATCGGACTTAGTTACAATATCAAAAATGTAACTATTGAAGATGAAGGTTTTGCTACCGCAAACGGAACAAAATTACTAAATGCTATAAAAGGTTTAAATGACGATGATGTAACGCTTGAAGTTATGAATGGCTCTTTGTTTGTAAAACAAAAAAGATCAAAATATAAACTTCCTATGTATAACCACGAAGACTTCCCTGAATTTCCAAATGTTTCAAACAAAGATAAATTCGATATAAACACAATGGTTTTTGGTAGAAGTTTAAAGAAAATTTTTACTTCAATCGATACTAGCAATCCAAAATATGAGCTAAACGGAGCTTTGATTGATGTTAAAGACGGCTTTATAAATTTAGTCGGAACCGATACAAAAAGACTTAGTATTTATAAATTAAAAACGCAAACAAATTCAAACGGAAAAAATATCATAATCCCTAAAAAAGCCATAGCTGAAATTCAAAAACTTTTCAGTGATAAAATCGAAATTTATTACGATGAAACCGTGCTTTTAGCCGTTAGCGAAAATTTCGAATTTTTTACAAAGCTAATCAATGGCAGATACCCTGATTATGCAAGAGTTGTGCCAAGCGAAACAGCTTTTAGTGTTAATATTTCTCGTGATAAGATGATTGAAGGTATAAAAGCAGTAAGCTCAATGTGCGAACAGATGAAAATCACGATTAAACCTGACGGAATTGTTTTTGAAAGTATAAATGAAGATAACTCAGAAGCAAGAACTGAAATCGAAATTCAAAACGAAGTTGATGAAAATATAGTTTTTGGTATCAAAAATAGATTTTTACTTGACTTTTTAACTAGTATTGAAGAAAATAGCTTCTTGTTAGAATTTAATAACCCTGAATCGGCATTTGTAGTATCTAGTGGTGATCTAAAAACCGTAATGATGCCGATAAATTTATAA
- the dnaA gene encoding chromosomal replication initiator protein DnaA gives MLSLQDEILTLFQKEILPVEFNRYAKQLKFNEKNSKPDFVVYNVPNEIIARFIQTKYGDLLTRLWENKTGIKPIIKITSKSRISQKDQIQKSEKPKSSLLFESFTFENFIVGDSNQFAYNLAKSVAENPGKQFNPLFIYGPSGLGKTHLLQSIGHYGIAKGNSVLCVTSEQFANDLTFHIANKITDKFKNKYRNCDLLLIDDIQFLVGREKAKEEFFNTFNELRKKQCQIVLTSDCKPKYLKGFEDRLISRFESGVVADITPPDLETKIAIIKRKSYDNKITLTKAVIEYIATNMGDNIREIEGIMSQILAYSRLIRAEISLEIVKNFVQDKIKEKMDQVSLDSILNIISKELNIKPSDIKSKTRTKGIVDARRIGIYLAKTLTSNSTAQIAKFFGLNDHSAVSHNIKKINELIDNDDEIRLQVEELKNKIQRKKD, from the coding sequence ATGTTATCGTTACAAGATGAAATTTTAACTCTATTTCAAAAGGAAATTTTGCCCGTCGAATTTAACCGCTACGCAAAACAGCTCAAATTTAACGAGAAAAATTCCAAACCTGATTTTGTCGTCTATAATGTCCCAAATGAGATTATAGCAAGATTTATTCAGACAAAATACGGCGATTTACTAACAAGACTTTGGGAAAATAAAACCGGCATCAAACCTATCATCAAAATCACTTCAAAATCACGCATTTCACAAAAAGATCAAATTCAAAAGAGCGAAAAGCCAAAAAGTTCGCTTTTGTTTGAATCTTTTACTTTTGAAAATTTTATCGTTGGCGATTCAAATCAATTTGCTTACAATCTTGCAAAAAGTGTTGCGGAAAATCCCGGAAAACAATTTAATCCGCTTTTTATCTACGGTCCAAGTGGTTTGGGTAAAACTCATTTACTCCAAAGTATAGGACACTACGGCATAGCAAAAGGAAATTCAGTTTTATGCGTAACTAGTGAGCAATTTGCAAATGATTTAACATTTCACATAGCCAATAAAATAACCGATAAATTTAAAAATAAATACCGTAACTGCGACCTTCTTTTGATAGATGATATTCAGTTTTTAGTAGGCAGAGAAAAGGCAAAAGAGGAGTTTTTTAACACATTTAATGAACTTAGAAAAAAGCAGTGTCAGATTGTTTTAACAAGCGATTGCAAACCAAAATATTTAAAAGGCTTTGAAGATAGGCTTATTAGCCGTTTTGAAAGCGGAGTTGTGGCTGATATTACTCCGCCTGATTTGGAAACTAAAATAGCTATTATCAAGCGAAAAAGTTATGATAATAAAATCACTCTTACAAAAGCCGTCATCGAATACATCGCCACAAATATGGGCGATAACATAAGAGAAATCGAAGGAATTATGAGTCAAATTTTAGCCTATTCTAGGCTTATTAGAGCTGAAATTTCGCTTGAAATCGTTAAAAATTTCGTTCAAGATAAAATAAAAGAAAAAATGGATCAAGTCTCGCTTGATAGCATACTTAACATTATCTCAAAAGAGCTAAATATAAAACCAAGCGATATAAAAAGCAAAACTCGCACAAAAGGCATTGTCGATGCAAGGCGAATAGGAATTTATTTAGCTAAAACTCTAACTTCAAATTCAACCGCACAAATAGCTAAATTTTTTGGCTTAAACGACCACAGTGCCGTTAGTCATAATATAAAAAAAATAAACGAACTAATAGATAACGATGATGAAATTAGACTGCAAGTTGAAGAGTTAAAAAATAAAATTCAGCGAAAAAAGGATTAA